Proteins encoded by one window of Roseibium sp. Sym1:
- a CDS encoding acetolactate synthase 3 large subunit, which translates to MTREMTGAEMVIQALKDQGVDTIFGYPGGAVLPIYDEIIQQDGLEHILVRHEQGAGHAAEGYARSTGKPGVALVTSGPGATNMVTALTDAMLDSIPLVCISGQVPTHLIGNDAFQECDTVGITRPCTKHNWLVRDVDDLARVLHEAFYVATSGRPGPVVVDIPKDVQFATGTYQGPTPNPASAHKSYRPQLKGDAPGIRQAVELMAAAKKPVLYTGGGVINSGTQACQLLRELVSLTGFPITSTLMGLGAYPASGDNWLGMLGMHGTYEANMAMHDCDLMVCIGARFDDRITGRTDAFSPGSRKIHIDIDPSSINKTINVDLPIIGDVGHVLEDLVRIWRSSSKKADDSAMKAWWQQIDKWRARNSLAYKPNDDIIMPQYAIQRLYELTKHRKTFISTEVGQHQMWAAQFYGFEEPNRWLTSGGLGTMGYGLPAAIGAQTAHRDALCVDIAGDASILMNIQEMSTAVQFGLPVKVFILNNQYMGMVRQWQQLLHGNRLSHSYTDSLPDFVKLAEAYGGVGFRVEKPGDLDGAIEEMIAVDKPVLFDCRVANLANCFPMIPSGKAHNEMLLPDEANDEAVANAISAEGKSLV; encoded by the coding sequence ATGACACGGGAAATGACCGGCGCCGAAATGGTCATCCAGGCGCTGAAAGACCAGGGAGTTGACACGATCTTCGGCTACCCGGGCGGTGCTGTGCTTCCCATTTACGACGAGATCATTCAGCAGGACGGTCTGGAACACATTCTCGTGCGCCACGAACAGGGCGCCGGCCACGCGGCCGAGGGCTATGCCCGCTCCACCGGCAAGCCGGGCGTCGCCCTGGTCACCTCCGGCCCCGGCGCGACCAACATGGTCACCGCGCTGACCGACGCAATGCTGGATTCGATCCCGCTGGTCTGCATTTCCGGCCAGGTGCCGACGCACCTGATCGGCAACGACGCCTTCCAGGAATGCGACACGGTCGGCATCACCCGCCCCTGCACCAAGCACAACTGGCTGGTGCGCGACGTCGACGATCTGGCACGCGTGCTGCACGAGGCCTTCTATGTCGCCACCTCCGGCCGTCCGGGCCCGGTCGTTGTCGACATCCCGAAGGACGTCCAGTTCGCCACCGGCACCTACCAGGGCCCGACGCCGAACCCGGCCTCCGCTCACAAGAGCTACCGCCCGCAGTTGAAGGGCGATGCCCCCGGCATCCGCCAGGCCGTCGAACTGATGGCCGCCGCCAAGAAGCCGGTACTCTATACCGGCGGCGGCGTGATCAATTCCGGCACCCAGGCCTGCCAGCTGCTGCGCGAACTGGTCTCGCTGACCGGCTTTCCGATCACGTCCACGCTGATGGGCCTCGGCGCCTACCCGGCCTCCGGCGACAACTGGCTGGGCATGCTGGGCATGCACGGCACCTATGAAGCCAACATGGCCATGCATGACTGCGACCTGATGGTCTGTATCGGCGCCCGCTTCGACGACCGCATCACCGGCCGCACCGACGCCTTCTCGCCGGGCTCGCGCAAGATCCATATCGACATCGACCCGTCGTCGATCAACAAGACCATCAATGTCGACCTGCCGATCATCGGCGATGTCGGCCATGTGCTGGAGGACCTGGTCCGGATCTGGCGCTCGTCCTCCAAGAAGGCGGATGACAGCGCGATGAAGGCCTGGTGGCAGCAGATCGACAAGTGGCGCGCGCGCAACTCGCTGGCCTACAAGCCCAATGACGACATCATCATGCCGCAATACGCGATCCAGCGGCTCTACGAACTGACCAAGCACCGCAAGACCTTCATCTCCACGGAAGTCGGTCAGCACCAGATGTGGGCGGCCCAGTTCTACGGCTTCGAGGAGCCGAACCGCTGGCTGACCTCGGGCGGCCTCGGCACGATGGGCTACGGCCTGCCGGCGGCGATCGGCGCCCAGACCGCGCACCGCGACGCCCTGTGCGTCGACATTGCCGGCGATGCCTCGATCCTGATGAACATCCAGGAAATGTCGACGGCCGTTCAGTTCGGCCTGCCGGTCAAGGTGTTCATCCTGAACAACCAGTACATGGGCATGGTGCGCCAGTGGCAGCAGCTGCTGCACGGCAACCGCCTGTCCCATTCCTACACCGACAGCCTGCCGGACTTCGTCAAGCTGGCCGAGGCCTATGGCGGTGTCGGTTTCCGGGTGGAGAAGCCGGGCGACCTGGACGGCGCCATCGAGGAGATGATCGCCGTCGACAAGCCGGTCCTGTTCGACTGCCGCGTCGCCAATCTCGCCAACTGTTTCCCGATGATCCCGTCGGGCAAGGCCCACAATGAAATGCTGCTGCCGGACGAAGCCAATGACGAGGCGGTCGCCAACGCGATCAGCGCCGAAGGCAAATCCCTCGTTTAA
- a CDS encoding class 1 fructose-bisphosphatase, whose amino-acid sequence MTIDRQTLRKFLLQEEEKHGLGQDMMLLIEDIATSCRIIAHQIRNGPFLDILGAAETENIQGETQKQLDVIANDIFLSHCSNCARVAALVSEEIDNVIWLKDAPKKGDYLVYFDPLDGSSNLNVNLSVGSIFSVVELDEDITDLSNDVVLFKGARQICAGYALYGPSTSLILSTGQGVNGFTHKIGSGEFLLTFPDMRLPQETSEFAINASRFGSWDAPIRRYIEECIAGENGVRGRSFNMRWTASMVAEVHRILMRGGVFLYPKDADNAHMGGKLRLLYEANPMGFIIEQAGGRASTGTARILDVQPTGHHQRISVILGSKSEVELIDSYHAEAGA is encoded by the coding sequence ATGACCATCGACCGCCAGACGCTGCGCAAATTTCTGCTTCAGGAAGAGGAGAAGCACGGCCTGGGGCAGGACATGATGCTCCTGATCGAGGACATCGCGACGTCCTGCCGGATCATCGCCCACCAGATCCGCAACGGGCCCTTTCTCGATATCCTGGGGGCGGCGGAAACGGAAAACATCCAGGGCGAGACCCAGAAGCAGCTCGATGTGATCGCCAATGACATCTTCCTCAGCCACTGCTCCAACTGCGCCCGTGTCGCCGCGCTGGTGTCGGAGGAGATCGACAACGTCATCTGGCTGAAGGACGCGCCGAAGAAGGGCGACTACCTGGTCTATTTCGATCCCCTGGACGGCTCCTCGAACCTGAATGTCAACCTGTCGGTGGGGTCGATCTTCTCGGTGGTCGAGCTGGACGAGGACATTACCGACCTTTCCAACGACGTGGTGCTGTTCAAGGGCGCGAGGCAGATCTGCGCGGGTTACGCGCTCTACGGTCCGTCGACCTCGCTGATCCTGTCGACCGGCCAGGGCGTCAACGGTTTCACCCACAAGATCGGGTCCGGGGAATTCCTGTTGACCTTCCCGGACATGAGGCTGCCGCAAGAAACCAGCGAGTTCGCCATCAACGCGTCGCGCTTCGGCAGCTGGGACGCGCCGATCCGGCGTTATATCGAAGAGTGCATCGCGGGTGAAAACGGTGTGCGCGGCAGGAGTTTCAACATGCGCTGGACTGCCTCGATGGTGGCCGAGGTGCACCGGATCCTGATGCGGGGCGGCGTGTTTTTATATCCCAAGGACGCGGACAATGCCCATATGGGCGGCAAGCTGCGCCTGCTTTACGAGGCCAATCCTATGGGCTTCATCATCGAACAGGCCGGCGGCCGGGCCTCGACCGGGACGGCGCGCATTCTCGATGTGCAGCCGACGGGGCACCACCAAAGGATCTCGGTCATCCTGGGCTCAAAATCCGAGGTCGAGCTGATCGACAGCTACCATGCCGAAGCCGGGGCCTGA
- a CDS encoding sensor histidine kinase, translated as MKTPLSITWRLSFLLGGSTLLLWLGAAAIAIVVLKAELTETFDEALYQSALRLLPLAVHDLHELEEDEAPDEYRIPGLEGGDGANFGYLIRDRRGRTRLAAGDLPPESAFPSPVPRGFFEIDGQRALSLPDERKGFSIILVETGDHRQDVLLRAAGALLLPLAALLPLIGFGIWATVRIAMRPVGRLRRQIAERGEKNLADIPGGDHPKELAPIAEEIASLLARLRAALDAERAFSAMSAHELRTPIAGALAQVQQLREELGDLPQDARAQSVEDALKKLAALSEKLLQLARLEAGFARAGTRTDMMPVLKLLLREAGDCALDLKPSADLTLEINPDAFSILVTNLLQNARGHGGPDPAITVTAGPDKRLSIANSGPVVARETLHGLGRKFVRGETSARGTGLGLALVTTIAEQTGGTVELKSPRSGHTDGFEAIVSWTSA; from the coding sequence ATGAAGACGCCCCTTTCCATCACCTGGCGGCTCTCGTTTCTGCTGGGCGGGTCGACCTTGCTTCTGTGGCTCGGTGCCGCCGCCATCGCCATCGTCGTGCTGAAGGCCGAACTGACGGAAACCTTCGACGAGGCGCTCTACCAGAGCGCCTTGCGCCTGCTGCCGCTGGCAGTCCACGACCTCCATGAGCTGGAGGAAGACGAGGCACCGGACGAATACAGGATTCCGGGGCTGGAAGGTGGTGACGGCGCGAATTTCGGATATCTGATCCGCGACCGCCGCGGCCGCACCCGCCTGGCCGCGGGAGATCTGCCGCCGGAAAGCGCCTTCCCCTCGCCCGTGCCGCGGGGATTTTTCGAAATCGACGGTCAGCGCGCCCTGTCCCTGCCCGACGAACGCAAGGGCTTCAGCATTATCCTGGTGGAAACGGGAGATCACCGGCAGGACGTGCTTCTGAGGGCGGCCGGTGCCCTGCTGCTGCCGCTGGCCGCGCTGCTTCCGCTGATCGGTTTCGGCATCTGGGCGACGGTCCGGATCGCCATGCGTCCGGTCGGCAGACTGCGCCGGCAGATCGCCGAACGCGGCGAGAAGAACCTTGCCGACATTCCCGGCGGCGACCACCCGAAGGAACTGGCGCCGATCGCCGAGGAAATCGCCAGCCTGCTGGCGCGCCTGCGTGCCGCGCTTGACGCCGAACGGGCCTTTTCCGCCATGAGCGCCCATGAGCTGCGCACGCCGATCGCCGGCGCGCTCGCCCAGGTGCAGCAGCTCAGGGAAGAACTCGGCGACCTGCCTCAGGACGCCCGCGCGCAATCGGTCGAGGACGCGCTGAAAAAGCTTGCCGCCCTGTCTGAAAAACTGCTTCAGCTGGCCCGGCTGGAGGCCGGCTTTGCGCGTGCCGGCACCCGCACGGACATGATGCCGGTTTTGAAGCTGCTGCTGCGGGAGGCGGGAGACTGCGCGCTCGACCTGAAGCCGTCGGCCGACCTGACCCTTGAGATCAACCCGGATGCGTTCAGCATCCTGGTCACAAATCTTCTGCAAAATGCCCGCGGGCACGGAGGGCCGGACCCCGCGATCACCGTCACGGCCGGACCGGACAAGCGCCTCTCCATCGCCAATTCAGGCCCGGTCGTCGCGCGGGAGACCCTGCACGGACTTGGCCGCAAATTCGTGAGGGGAGAGACATCCGCGCGCGGCACCGGCCTAGGCCTGGCGCTGGTCACGACCATCGCCGAGCAGACCGGCGGCACGGTCGAGCTCAAGTCGCCGCGCAGCGGCCACACCGACGGTTTCGAGGCCATCGTCAGCTGGACATCCGCATGA
- a CDS encoding response regulator: MRVLLIEDDAILGEAIRDHVVMQGHGVDWVTRLDEASLAIDAVPYELLLLDLNLPDGLGLTFLKTLRKTGNEVPVIVVTAQDQVAMRIEGLDSGADDYLVKPFDLAELRARLSAVARRYAGTPNPEVRIGDVTVDLTRKRAERGGRPVDLTAREWAVLERLLRHRGSIVSKPDIEESLYAFGAEVESNTVEVYVSRLRKKIGAGAITTVRGLGYKADA, from the coding sequence TTGCGGGTCTTGCTGATTGAGGACGATGCCATACTGGGCGAGGCGATCCGGGACCACGTTGTCATGCAGGGCCATGGCGTCGACTGGGTGACACGCCTCGACGAGGCTTCGCTTGCCATCGATGCCGTGCCGTATGAATTGCTGCTGCTCGACCTGAACCTGCCCGACGGGCTGGGCCTGACCTTCCTGAAAACGCTCCGCAAGACCGGCAACGAAGTGCCGGTGATCGTCGTGACCGCCCAGGACCAGGTGGCCATGCGCATCGAGGGCCTCGACAGCGGCGCGGACGACTACCTGGTCAAACCGTTCGACCTTGCCGAACTGCGCGCAAGGCTTTCCGCCGTTGCCCGCCGCTATGCCGGCACGCCCAATCCGGAAGTTCGGATCGGGGACGTCACCGTTGATCTCACCCGCAAACGGGCGGAGCGCGGTGGCAGGCCGGTCGACCTGACCGCGCGCGAATGGGCCGTGCTCGAGCGGCTCCTGCGCCACAGGGGCAGCATCGTCTCCAAGCCGGACATCGAGGAAAGCCTCTATGCGTTCGGCGCCGAGGTGGAGAGCAACACGGTGGAAGTCTATGTCAGCCGCCTGCGCAAGAAGATCGGCGCCGGGGCGATCACAACCGTGCGCGGCCTCGGCTACAAGGCGGACGCATGA
- a CDS encoding DUF2271 domain-containing protein, translated as MKNLACALLLSTALIAPGAAMAKDVTVTVDMKDYRGPGAYLAVYLVDGAGRYRQTLWVAGGKSKYYRHLKGWARGISSAGGAIDGLTGASVGSGRTLTVRANVADALIDAGYQVVVDASVEDWGDKPRDAAVPLAPGASAGGSGFVRTLSVKM; from the coding sequence ATGAAGAATTTAGCTTGCGCGCTGCTGCTTTCGACCGCGCTGATCGCGCCGGGGGCCGCGATGGCAAAGGACGTGACCGTCACCGTGGACATGAAGGACTACCGGGGACCGGGCGCCTATCTCGCCGTCTATCTGGTCGACGGGGCCGGCCGGTATCGGCAGACCCTCTGGGTGGCCGGCGGCAAGTCCAAATATTACCGCCACCTCAAGGGCTGGGCCCGGGGCATTTCGAGCGCGGGCGGCGCGATCGACGGTCTTACGGGTGCCAGCGTCGGCAGCGGCCGCACCCTGACAGTACGGGCCAATGTTGCCGATGCCCTGATCGATGCCGGCTACCAGGTGGTGGTCGATGCCTCCGTCGAGGACTGGGGCGACAAGCCGCGCGACGCGGCGGTGCCCCTTGCCCCCGGCGCGAGCGCGGGCGGCTCGGGTTTTGTCCGCACGCTTTCGGTAAAGATGTAG
- a CDS encoding PepSY domain-containing protein produces the protein MLRSLHSWPTLVAGVLVTVMAVTGSVLSLEPVLTRLTSPASGAAPTQTVAGLVSGVAAHFAEPQRIVQKADGAVVVYHAGGTGISADLVDPQTGASLGPYAPSPFFLTVTELHRSFLAGETGRLASGTGAAVMLLLAAGGVLLLARRCGGWHRLLTAPQGSLAQRLHVHAGRLAIAGIGLLAVSGVYMSLTTFGVIGASQEDGFFAFPQSSGGPAMVVGDMPALQDLPVTGLRELTFPAQGDPLDVFSLTIADGSGWIDQGTGRSMDFTANTLAQDLYQLAFTLHAGQGSWAYALFLGLSGLAVPVLFVSGLASWTVRVRGGTRIAGNDPAGHADTVILVGSEGNSTWGFARSLHASLKAEGLCVHTAAMNDLARNYPKARWLIVLAATYGDGDAPVSATGFQSRLANFEAGPALGFSVVGFGDRGFAAYCAYAGQVERDLKARGLRPLLEMATVDRQSAQDFAAWSRAFGAVAGIDLEVEHRTELPELTTWECLGRKDYGQAYQTPKSVLRFRPAAGGRGQRKIPEYKAGDLIGILPKGSDVPRFYSLASGSPDGFLEIAVSKQPGGLCSGQLCNLEPGDRISGFIRPNPRFHLPRGKAPVILVGAGTGVAPLVGMARGNRPSRPVYLFAGNRDPDSDLLYRDEIAELVRTGRLHKARFSFSRVPGGAYVQECVRADAGELRRAVLSGARVMICGGRDMAEGVRDAFGEVLAPLGLSVNALRAEGRYLEDVF, from the coding sequence ATGCTGAGATCCCTGCACTCCTGGCCCACCCTTGTTGCGGGTGTCCTGGTCACGGTCATGGCCGTCACCGGCAGTGTCCTGTCACTGGAACCCGTGCTCACCCGCCTGACATCGCCGGCATCAGGCGCTGCGCCGACGCAGACCGTGGCTGGACTTGTCTCCGGCGTGGCCGCGCATTTTGCCGAACCGCAGCGGATCGTGCAGAAGGCGGACGGTGCGGTCGTGGTCTATCATGCCGGCGGAACCGGGATCTCTGCCGATCTGGTTGACCCGCAAACCGGCGCCAGTCTCGGACCCTACGCGCCTTCGCCGTTCTTCCTGACAGTGACGGAGCTGCATCGCTCGTTTCTTGCCGGCGAGACGGGCCGGTTGGCGAGTGGAACCGGAGCTGCCGTGATGCTCCTGCTTGCTGCCGGTGGTGTGTTGCTGCTGGCCAGGCGCTGCGGCGGCTGGCATCGCCTCTTGACGGCGCCGCAGGGAAGCCTTGCGCAGCGCCTTCATGTGCATGCGGGACGGCTCGCGATTGCCGGGATCGGCCTTCTCGCCGTTTCCGGCGTCTACATGTCGCTGACCACTTTCGGCGTGATCGGGGCATCGCAGGAAGACGGTTTCTTCGCCTTCCCTCAGTCCTCCGGCGGTCCGGCCATGGTCGTGGGCGACATGCCGGCCTTGCAAGACCTTCCGGTGACCGGCCTGCGGGAGCTGACCTTTCCGGCGCAAGGCGACCCCCTTGACGTCTTTTCCCTGACAATTGCCGACGGATCGGGCTGGATCGATCAGGGCACGGGCAGGTCCATGGACTTTACCGCAAACACGCTCGCGCAAGATCTCTATCAACTGGCTTTCACGCTGCACGCGGGCCAGGGATCCTGGGCGTATGCGCTGTTTCTCGGCCTGTCCGGGCTCGCCGTGCCGGTCCTCTTCGTTTCCGGCCTGGCCTCCTGGACCGTGCGCGTGCGAGGAGGCACCCGGATCGCCGGCAATGATCCGGCCGGACACGCCGATACCGTGATCCTCGTCGGCAGCGAAGGCAATTCCACCTGGGGCTTTGCGAGAAGCCTTCACGCTTCGCTGAAAGCCGAGGGGCTGTGCGTCCATACAGCTGCCATGAACGATCTTGCCAGGAACTATCCGAAAGCCAGGTGGCTGATCGTGCTGGCGGCGACCTATGGCGACGGCGACGCACCGGTTTCCGCGACCGGGTTCCAGTCCCGGTTGGCGAATTTCGAAGCCGGGCCGGCGCTTGGCTTCTCTGTCGTCGGCTTCGGCGACCGCGGTTTTGCCGCCTATTGCGCCTACGCAGGGCAGGTGGAGCGGGACCTGAAGGCGAGGGGACTGCGCCCGCTTCTGGAGATGGCAACCGTCGACCGGCAATCCGCACAGGATTTTGCCGCGTGGAGCCGTGCCTTCGGCGCGGTGGCCGGCATCGACCTGGAGGTTGAGCACAGGACGGAACTGCCCGAGCTGACAACCTGGGAATGCCTCGGCCGCAAGGACTACGGACAGGCGTACCAGACGCCAAAAAGCGTTCTGCGCTTCCGTCCCGCCGCAGGCGGCCGGGGGCAGCGGAAAATTCCGGAATACAAGGCAGGCGATCTGATCGGCATTCTGCCGAAGGGCTCGGACGTGCCGCGCTTTTATTCGCTTGCCTCCGGTTCACCCGACGGCTTTCTGGAAATCGCCGTCAGCAAACAGCCGGGGGGGCTCTGTTCCGGCCAATTGTGCAACCTCGAGCCCGGTGACCGGATCTCCGGTTTCATCAGGCCGAACCCGCGTTTCCACCTTCCGCGCGGCAAGGCTCCCGTGATCCTGGTCGGCGCCGGTACCGGCGTGGCACCCCTGGTCGGCATGGCGCGCGGCAACCGCCCGTCGAGACCGGTCTATCTGTTTGCGGGCAACCGCGATCCGGACAGCGACCTTCTGTACCGGGACGAAATCGCGGAATTGGTCAGGACCGGCAGGCTGCACAAGGCCCGGTTCAGCTTTTCCCGGGTGCCGGGCGGCGCCTATGTGCAGGAGTGTGTGCGCGCGGATGCCGGGGAGCTTCGGCGGGCCGTTCTGAGCGGCGCACGTGTCATGATTTGCGGCGGCAGGGACATGGCCGAGGGTGTTCGCGATGCCTTTGGCGAGGTGCTTGCGCCGCTGGGCCTTTCCGTCAACGCGTTGCGGGCCGAGGGCCGCTATCTGGAGGACGTCTTCTGA
- a CDS encoding FAD:protein FMN transferase has product MHIELAAATPVSTSLPDRHVVNGATMGTRYGVVFYSDLPVEQAALRADLQAAVDRVDLQMSPWQRDSILCRFNREPPGTWVDLPDETYEVVHAALRICVESDGAFDPFVGELVAAWGFGPDRQTVDTAMAARLKETWQHQRREVELDRNGRRLRRLSEGQLDLCGIAKGYGADCLSRVMSRWGLCDHLVSIDGELRASGCKPGGAPWSVALERPERDVRSEAFTLALASAGVATSGNYRKVRNASGTMVSHTMHPQHGVPVDNGLLSVSVLSGSCMEADAWATALMVMGPDQGLAKARDCGLDAIFLNRKPSGGIAMSASRPELLPESMR; this is encoded by the coding sequence ATGCATATCGAACTTGCAGCCGCCACACCGGTCTCGACCAGTTTGCCGGACCGGCATGTCGTGAACGGGGCGACGATGGGAACGCGCTACGGCGTGGTGTTCTATTCGGATCTTCCGGTTGAACAGGCGGCGCTTCGGGCAGACCTGCAGGCCGCCGTCGACCGGGTGGATCTGCAAATGTCGCCGTGGCAACGGGATTCGATCCTGTGCCGGTTCAACCGGGAACCGCCCGGCACCTGGGTCGACCTGCCGGACGAAACCTATGAGGTGGTTCACGCCGCACTCAGGATCTGCGTGGAAAGCGACGGTGCCTTCGATCCGTTTGTCGGCGAGCTGGTGGCCGCCTGGGGCTTCGGCCCCGACCGGCAAACCGTCGACACGGCGATGGCCGCCCGCCTGAAGGAGACCTGGCAGCACCAAAGGCGCGAGGTTGAACTGGACCGGAACGGCAGGCGCCTCAGGCGTTTGTCCGAAGGCCAGCTCGACCTGTGCGGCATCGCAAAGGGTTACGGCGCCGATTGCCTGAGCCGGGTGATGTCCCGCTGGGGGCTATGCGACCACCTGGTCTCCATTGATGGCGAGCTGCGCGCCTCGGGTTGCAAGCCCGGTGGTGCGCCGTGGTCCGTGGCGCTGGAGCGCCCGGAGAGGGACGTTCGAAGCGAAGCCTTCACGCTTGCACTCGCCAGCGCGGGGGTGGCGACCTCGGGCAATTACCGGAAGGTCCGCAACGCTTCGGGAACGATGGTGTCGCACACCATGCATCCGCAGCACGGCGTGCCGGTGGACAACGGACTTCTGTCGGTGTCCGTTCTGTCCGGGAGCTGCATGGAAGCGGATGCCTGGGCAACCGCGCTGATGGTCATGGGACCGGATCAGGGGCTGGCCAAGGCAAGGGATTGCGGTCTTGACGCCATTTTTCTGAACCGCAAGCCGTCGGGCGGGATCGCGATGTCTGCCTCTCGGCCGGAGCTCCTGCCCGAAAGCATGCGGTGA
- a CDS encoding malonyl-CoA decarboxylase → MSIFGDLLSTIFERRPLTFSPGRQDTRPMEDLISALVSAAGEITGLSVATSILQRYQEMDDDGKLAFFRHLAGGMNIDPDKVRATLAAYEADPSKQSYRAFMAAVEPDRQELIRRLNQIPGATEMLVRMRADLLRLGAGDNALQALDQDFRHLFLSWFNRGFLVLRPISWESPAHILEKIIAYEAVHEIASWDDLRRRLVPGDRRCFAFFHPSMPDEPLIFVEVALTAEVPGSIQALLAEDREPITAEKARTAVFYSISNCQEGLAGISFGNSLIKQVAADLSRELPGLKTFVTLSPIPGLTKWLVAEDIAFAEADEKRLRQLAAHYLVSAKRSDGQPLDPVARFHLGNGAQVHAVHAEADTSEKGRVQSAGMMVNYLYDLGKVAQNHERFATSGDIAASSEIRGLDAAARKQDLRRPAKDEVSG, encoded by the coding sequence ATGTCCATTTTCGGTGATCTGCTGTCGACCATCTTCGAGCGCCGCCCCCTCACCTTTTCCCCGGGCCGGCAAGACACCCGGCCGATGGAGGACCTGATCAGTGCCTTGGTGAGCGCGGCCGGCGAAATCACCGGCCTGTCGGTCGCCACCAGCATCCTGCAGCGCTACCAGGAGATGGACGACGACGGCAAACTGGCCTTCTTCCGGCATCTGGCCGGCGGCATGAACATCGACCCGGACAAGGTCCGCGCGACGCTGGCGGCCTATGAGGCCGATCCGAGCAAGCAGTCCTACCGCGCCTTCATGGCAGCGGTCGAACCGGACCGGCAGGAGCTGATCCGGCGGCTCAACCAGATCCCGGGCGCGACCGAAATGCTGGTGCGCATGCGCGCCGACCTCTTGAGGCTCGGCGCCGGCGACAATGCGTTGCAGGCGCTCGACCAGGACTTCCGTCACCTGTTCCTGTCCTGGTTCAACCGCGGCTTTCTCGTGCTGCGGCCGATCAGTTGGGAAAGCCCGGCCCACATCCTGGAGAAGATCATTGCCTACGAGGCGGTTCACGAGATCGCCAGCTGGGACGACCTGCGCCGCCGGTTGGTGCCGGGCGACCGCCGCTGCTTTGCCTTCTTCCACCCATCCATGCCGGACGAGCCGCTGATCTTCGTCGAGGTGGCCCTGACAGCCGAGGTCCCCGGCTCGATCCAGGCCCTCCTGGCCGAGGACCGGGAGCCGATCACCGCGGAGAAGGCCAGGACCGCGGTGTTCTATTCGATCTCGAACTGCCAGGAAGGCCTGGCGGGTATTTCCTTCGGCAATTCCCTGATCAAGCAGGTTGCCGCGGACCTTTCCAGGGAATTGCCGGGCCTGAAGACCTTCGTCACCCTGTCACCGATCCCGGGTCTGACCAAGTGGCTGGTTGCCGAGGATATTGCCTTTGCCGAGGCCGACGAGAAGCGGCTGCGCCAGCTCGCGGCCCATTACCTCGTGTCTGCCAAGCGTTCGGACGGCCAGCCGCTGGATCCGGTGGCGCGTTTCCATCTGGGCAACGGCGCCCAGGTGCACGCGGTCCATGCCGAGGCCGACACGTCCGAAAAAGGCAGGGTCCAGTCGGCCGGCATGATGGTCAACTACCTTTATGACCTCGGCAAGGTGGCGCAGAACCATGAGCGCTTCGCGACATCGGGCGATATCGCCGCCTCTTCCGAGATCAGGGGACTGGATGCGGCTGCGCGAAAGCAGGATCTCAGGCGGCCGGCCAAGGACGAGGTCTCGGGCTGA